CAAAGCGCATAATTTTCTCGGCGGTTACATCCAATCAGTACCAATTGGTACTTACCTTTCCGTCAACGAAAGGAAATAATATTGCGCAATACGCAATCAATCTTCTCATAAAAAACATATATGAAATCAGTTGTATAAGCTTGTTTCGACAGCGGGTTTCAACGGTCCATATTTCTCGTGGGAACTAACTGGATTTTTATTGAGCAAGGCCAGTCAAGAATAATCTTGCTTTATTCTGAAAGCCGTTCCACCCTGAATGAAGTGAAATCGGAGGAGGAAAACCGGCTTCACGTCGCATGGGAGGAATGAAGCCAATCTGTTTAAGTTTGGCTATCGGAAGAGCGTAGATGCTTTGCCGGAACAAAATCACAATCCACCCGTTCGACATTTTGTGCCAGTTTTGCGAGGTATGCCCGCATGAGCGACGATGTCGTCCTATCCCTGCATGTTCCTGAACCGGAATGGCGGCCCGGCGATGCGCCGGATTTCTCCCATGTTAAAATCCCGCGAGCAGGCAGCGTGCGCCGCCCTGAAATAGATGAAAAACCGGAAGCCATGCGCGATCTGGCGTTCAGCATCATCCGGGTGCTCAATCGGGATGGCGAGGCGGTTGGTCCGTGGGCTGGAACCCTCACTGACGATGAGCTGAAAGAGGGCCTGCGACACATGATGATACTGCGCGCTTATGATGCGCGCATGATGATGGCGCAACGGCAGGGTAAGACATCATTCTATATGCAACATCTGGGGGAAGAAGCGGTCAGTTGCGCGTTCCGTAAGGCGTTGCGTAAAGGTGATATGAATTTCCCGACCTATCGACAGGCGGGGCTTCTCATCGCTGACGAATATCCACTGGTCACGATGATGAACCAGATTTTCTCCAACGAACAGGACCCGCTGAAAGGCCGTCAGCTGCCGGTGATGTATTCGTCACAGGAGCATGGCTTCTTCACCATTTCCGGTAATCTTGCCACGCAATATACGCAGGCTGTTGGCTGGGCCATGGCATCGGCCATCAGCCACGATACCAAGATTGCCGCTGCCTGGATCGGCGATGGCTCGACCGCAGAAAGTGATTTTCACGCGGCACTTGTTTTTGCATCCACCTACAAAGCGCCTGTGGTGATGAATATCGTCAACAATCAATGGGCGATCTCGACATTTCAGGGCATTGCGCGCGGCGGCTCGGGTACGTTTGCAGCACGCGGCCACGGTTTCGGCATTCCGTCATTGCGTGTAGATGGTAACGATTATCTGGCTGTCCATGCAGTGGCCAAATGGGCTGTCGAGCGCGCAAGGCGTAATCTAGGCCCGACAATCATTGAATATGTGACCTATCGGGCCGGTGGGCATTCAACATCCGACGATCCGTCCGCGTATCGTCCGAAAGCTGAAAGCGATGCTTGGCCTTTGGGCGATCCAGTCCTGCGATTGAAAAACCATCTCATTTTGCGCGGCGTTTGGAGTGATGAACGCCACAAGCAGGCCGAAGCGGAAGTGATGGACATGGTTGTGGCAGCGCAGCGCGAGGCGGAGGCCATCGGCACATTGCATGACGGACGCAAGCCTTCCATGCGCGACATGTTTGAGGATGTCTATGCCGAAACGCCGCCGCATCTGATCCGCCAGCGCCACGAAGCGGGGTTCTAAGACATGACCAAGACAACGAAAATGACCATGATCGAGGCCATTCAGAGCGCCCATGACATTGCCATGGAGCGCGATCAGAAGGTCGTCGTGTTCGGTGAGGATGTCGGCTATTTTGGCGGCGTGTTTCGTTGCACTGCCGGTTTGCAGAAAAAATATGGCAAAGAACGCTGTTTCGACGCGCCTATCAGCGAACTTGGTATTGTCGGA
The genomic region above belongs to Ochrobactrum quorumnocens and contains:
- a CDS encoding 3-methyl-2-oxobutanoate dehydrogenase (2-methylpropanoyl-transferring) subunit alpha — its product is MSDDVVLSLHVPEPEWRPGDAPDFSHVKIPRAGSVRRPEIDEKPEAMRDLAFSIIRVLNRDGEAVGPWAGTLTDDELKEGLRHMMILRAYDARMMMAQRQGKTSFYMQHLGEEAVSCAFRKALRKGDMNFPTYRQAGLLIADEYPLVTMMNQIFSNEQDPLKGRQLPVMYSSQEHGFFTISGNLATQYTQAVGWAMASAISHDTKIAAAWIGDGSTAESDFHAALVFASTYKAPVVMNIVNNQWAISTFQGIARGGSGTFAARGHGFGIPSLRVDGNDYLAVHAVAKWAVERARRNLGPTIIEYVTYRAGGHSTSDDPSAYRPKAESDAWPLGDPVLRLKNHLILRGVWSDERHKQAEAEVMDMVVAAQREAEAIGTLHDGRKPSMRDMFEDVYAETPPHLIRQRHEAGF